In Actinomycetota bacterium, a genomic segment contains:
- a CDS encoding 4a-hydroxytetrahydrobiopterin dehydratase, whose protein sequence is MRPPLLSDKEIASLLETRPLWFLENGQLTRTAEAKDFPTVMKWVDAIAEAAEAMDHHPDIDVRWTKLRVSVKTHDKGGLTTLDFELAERVDAICL, encoded by the coding sequence ATGCGTCCACCGTTGCTGTCAGACAAAGAGATTGCCAGCCTGCTTGAAACTCGACCTCTGTGGTTCCTGGAGAACGGCCAGCTCACCCGCACTGCGGAAGCCAAGGATTTTCCAACGGTCATGAAGTGGGTCGATGCCATTGCCGAAGCCGCCGAAGCGATGGACCATCACCCCGACATCGACGTGCGCTGGACAAAATTGCGCGTGTCGGTCAAGACACATGACAAGGGCGGCTTGACGACTCTTGACTTCGAGCTCGCTGAGCGAGTCGACGCGATCTGCCTGTGA
- a CDS encoding acyl-CoA dehydrogenase family protein, translating to MSQMDWMQTTERLALARMVTAMCSGPAEHLIPALDEGGIPWIGIPEVDGGSGGEDADLAVAIQVLAGEARDADLAETGFVSAWAMRHCGHAEPNCHIAPAFDLGTEVTADLKSGEWHLTGQAARVSGMTGAQFVLVPVVAEGSLHLALVPASEVDVTSHSNLAGEARADLRFDSVKAERMLDFPSHLAWLDLHARLGLARAIQIAGALQATCNLTVNYARTREQFGKPIAEQQAVAHMLASIAEQTLLAEAAVATAMDSPTLWYSAIAKSVTSRAARSAAATAHQVHGAMGMSQEYPLGRLTTRLWSWAEEGGRPEVWESWLGSQFMHQDHPQLWESIVNAMEGTHQ from the coding sequence ATGAGCCAAATGGATTGGATGCAAACCACCGAGCGACTTGCGCTTGCGCGCATGGTCACAGCCATGTGCAGCGGGCCAGCAGAACATCTGATCCCCGCACTCGACGAAGGCGGCATCCCGTGGATCGGGATCCCCGAGGTTGACGGTGGTTCTGGCGGAGAAGACGCCGATCTCGCGGTCGCAATCCAGGTCCTCGCTGGAGAAGCAAGAGATGCCGATCTTGCTGAGACGGGCTTCGTCAGTGCCTGGGCAATGCGCCACTGCGGCCACGCAGAGCCCAACTGCCACATTGCCCCTGCCTTTGATCTGGGCACCGAGGTGACTGCGGATCTCAAGTCAGGTGAGTGGCACCTCACCGGTCAAGCGGCGCGTGTGTCAGGTATGACAGGTGCGCAGTTCGTATTGGTGCCGGTTGTCGCGGAGGGCTCTTTGCACCTGGCGCTCGTACCTGCAAGCGAAGTCGACGTCACTTCGCACAGCAACCTCGCTGGGGAGGCTCGCGCAGATCTGCGCTTTGATTCCGTGAAAGCCGAGCGCATGCTCGACTTTCCCTCACACCTTGCCTGGCTGGATTTGCACGCACGGCTTGGACTGGCCAGAGCCATCCAAATAGCGGGCGCACTGCAGGCGACCTGCAATCTGACCGTCAATTACGCGCGCACTCGAGAGCAGTTTGGCAAGCCCATCGCAGAGCAACAGGCAGTGGCCCACATGCTGGCATCCATTGCTGAACAAACCCTGCTTGCTGAGGCGGCCGTCGCAACAGCTATGGACTCACCCACGCTTTGGTACAGCGCGATTGCCAAGAGCGTCACCTCACGGGCTGCCAGGAGCGCCGCAGCGACCGCGCATCAGGTGCATGGCGCGATGGGTATGAGTCAGGAATATCCACTTGGCCGGCTGACGACTCGACTCTGGTCGTGGGCAGAGGAGGGCGGTCGACCCGAGGTCTGGGAATCCTGGCTGGGAAGTCAGTTCATGCACCAAGATCACCCGCAGTTGTGGGAATCAATCGTCAACGCCATGGAGGGAACACACCAATGA
- a CDS encoding enoyl-CoA hydratase-related protein, whose product MSHEILYSVSNAVATLTLNRPARRNAFTLGMVNLWADLLMQADADPDVRVIVITGGDEAFCAGIDLEALAAIDPSALARREFLTKDIHRVALTLDRIDKPVIAAVAGAAVGAGMDMALMCDMRIAAESARFSAAYVRLGVVPGDGGCYYLPRLIGPAKALELLLTGDTVTGAEAKDIGFVNAVVPDAGLQEHVQALAEKIARQSPLAVSLIKRTVYQSADIDLRTALDLVASHMGVIMTTSDHQEALAAMRENRAGDFQGR is encoded by the coding sequence ATGAGCCACGAGATTCTCTATTCAGTCTCGAATGCAGTTGCCACCTTGACCTTGAACAGGCCAGCGCGACGCAATGCCTTCACGCTGGGGATGGTGAACCTATGGGCGGACCTCCTGATGCAGGCCGATGCAGATCCCGATGTCCGGGTCATCGTGATCACAGGTGGAGATGAAGCCTTCTGTGCTGGCATAGATCTGGAAGCCCTTGCTGCGATCGATCCGTCAGCACTTGCGCGTCGCGAATTCCTGACCAAGGATATTCATCGCGTTGCTCTCACTCTCGATCGCATCGACAAGCCTGTGATCGCAGCAGTCGCAGGCGCCGCCGTGGGCGCTGGCATGGACATGGCCTTGATGTGTGACATGCGCATAGCCGCCGAGTCGGCGAGGTTCAGTGCCGCATACGTACGCCTGGGCGTAGTGCCTGGAGATGGCGGCTGCTACTACCTACCCAGGCTCATAGGGCCAGCAAAGGCACTCGAACTACTCCTGACCGGAGACACCGTCACAGGCGCCGAAGCCAAAGACATCGGATTCGTCAACGCGGTGGTACCTGACGCTGGGCTTCAGGAGCACGTACAGGCACTTGCGGAGAAGATTGCGCGCCAATCTCCATTGGCAGTGAGCCTGATCAAGCGCACGGTCTACCAATCTGCCGATATCGACCTACGAACGGCGCTTGATCTGGTGGCATCCCATATGGGCGTGATCATGACGACCAGTGATCATCAGGAAGCACTTGCTGCCATGCGCGAAAACCGGGCGGGCGACTTCCAGGGAAGGTGA
- a CDS encoding enoyl-CoA hydratase/isomerase family protein translates to MAAMVVADSIDDVVVLRMDHGKVNALDVDLLIAVREAFQQVPKQAAIVLTGNDRAFSAGLDLRQLLDSPLEYSDRLLDELTTTCLMIFDHPRPVVAAVNGAAIAGGAMLALAADVRIMSQGVIGLPELQVGVPIPSALMELARYVLSSRLPRHVLQGLAIEPQAALAIGMVDELADPELLLDRAVAQAQSLTEVPAITYALMKQFLHAEARDLMEAGTPEGDDEVADAWTSLEVRAQIQAQVDRMSKR, encoded by the coding sequence ATGGCGGCAATGGTTGTAGCGGACAGCATCGATGACGTCGTCGTGTTACGCATGGACCACGGGAAGGTCAATGCCTTGGACGTTGATCTGCTGATCGCTGTACGTGAAGCCTTCCAGCAGGTGCCAAAGCAAGCAGCAATCGTCCTGACCGGCAACGACCGGGCATTCTCCGCCGGGCTGGACCTGCGGCAGTTGCTTGATTCACCTTTGGAATACTCCGACCGATTGCTCGATGAGCTCACAACCACCTGCCTGATGATCTTTGATCATCCCCGCCCAGTTGTCGCGGCCGTGAATGGCGCAGCTATCGCGGGAGGAGCAATGCTCGCCTTGGCCGCGGATGTTCGCATCATGTCCCAAGGCGTCATTGGCTTGCCTGAACTGCAGGTGGGCGTTCCTATCCCGTCGGCGCTGATGGAGTTGGCTCGCTATGTCTTGAGTTCCCGTCTGCCCCGACATGTACTGCAAGGCCTTGCTATAGAGCCGCAGGCAGCCCTTGCCATTGGGATGGTCGATGAACTTGCCGACCCGGAGCTGCTTTTGGATCGCGCCGTTGCGCAGGCGCAGTCTCTGACGGAGGTGCCTGCGATCACCTACGCGCTGATGAAGCAATTTCTGCACGCCGAAGCACGTGACTTGATGGAGGCTGGAACTCCTGAAGGGGACGACGAGGTGGCCGATGCTTGGACTTCGCTCGAAGTGAGAGCACAGATCCAGGCGCAAGTCGATCGGATGTCCAAGCGCTAA
- a CDS encoding fibronectin type III domain-containing protein produces MKRLIVACSAIAVIGLILSSTPALAVTVAQEPAPTVIATDSIPAATQVLADHIKGVTVISPVGGLIAAVAPGHQYRAVKVRPGQPAVLNDLDPGIRYSITRDGVRIGFVVPVSQVGAATGLTVVTTANPGEVLLSWNHTVNKGEGPVVQYTATATVVGATSPAAKVITSDTHATLSGLDVRQRYVFTVTPANSASNGRPSTATMQQSLAQFTGALVDQSVPAVQPVSAAPTPAPSPSAPPAPAPAPGPSTRTIWVCPDGFADAGSLCQKTLAYTYHSVTSTWPYTYHQQFMQTGSHIDFSTSPNGGTYYAQNAWDANGSAAGYYAVVPDGYYASVKDAAPAGYTDTGSGYIKTDQVKDNPPTGYTDNGTAWVMTTAKVAQQVPA; encoded by the coding sequence ATGAAGCGTCTCATTGTGGCGTGTTCAGCCATAGCCGTCATCGGGCTGATCCTGAGTTCGACGCCAGCACTTGCCGTCACGGTCGCGCAGGAACCAGCGCCAACAGTCATCGCCACGGACTCCATACCGGCTGCCACTCAGGTGCTTGCCGATCACATCAAAGGCGTCACGGTGATTTCGCCGGTGGGGGGTCTCATCGCTGCGGTAGCCCCGGGCCATCAATACCGAGCAGTCAAAGTCCGCCCCGGCCAGCCGGCGGTCCTCAACGATCTTGATCCGGGCATCCGCTATTCGATTACGCGCGACGGGGTTCGCATTGGATTCGTCGTTCCTGTCTCGCAAGTTGGTGCCGCAACTGGTCTCACTGTGGTGACCACAGCGAATCCAGGCGAAGTGCTGTTGAGTTGGAATCACACCGTGAACAAGGGCGAAGGCCCTGTCGTGCAATACACGGCTACGGCCACCGTCGTTGGTGCGACAAGTCCGGCCGCAAAGGTCATCACGTCCGATACGCACGCAACGCTGAGTGGCCTGGACGTCAGGCAACGCTATGTCTTCACCGTTACCCCCGCCAATTCGGCGAGCAATGGGCGCCCGAGCACGGCCACGATGCAGCAAAGCCTTGCGCAATTCACAGGCGCTCTCGTTGACCAATCAGTCCCCGCAGTGCAGCCAGTTTCAGCAGCACCGACTCCTGCGCCTTCTCCTTCAGCACCGCCTGCTCCAGCACCCGCGCCGGGACCATCGACCCGCACAATCTGGGTGTGTCCAGATGGCTTCGCTGACGCTGGCTCGCTGTGCCAGAAGACGCTGGCCTACACCTACCACTCGGTGACCAGCACTTGGCCCTACACCTACCACCAGCAGTTCATGCAGACCGGATCGCACATCGACTTCTCAACCTCACCGAACGGCGGAACGTACTACGCACAGAATGCATGGGACGCCAACGGAAGTGCGGCCGGCTACTACGCGGTTGTCCCCGATGGTTACTACGCATCTGTCAAGGACGCGGCCCCAGCCGGCTACACCGATACCGGGTCTGGGTACATAAAGACCGATCAGGTCAAGGACAACCCGCCAACTGGCTACACCGACAACGGAACAGCGTGGGTCATGACAACTGCCAAGGTGGCGCAGCAGGTCCCGGCCTGA
- a CDS encoding alpha/beta-hydrolase family protein — MSIAPFSPPLRRRIVRARLSAVGIVFAALGYAIALAPSLLPRPLSLLIVLAAVGTSLGYALGATIAWLWRKTPVTSNWRLNRSLCIVVMILAWLVPIIITPIAITWQLEQQVELDMPTALASSLVVLLASIVVALVFITGARGIRLGTNSLARMATAVAPLWRWSTCRGPQRQYRRVMIIRVVAAVLVLLLFNSAIGLGYNRLLTSYETINADTSGQSQAALGSNSGSTDSFTPWETLGREGRFFVGNTMQPSEISEITQEAATTPLRLYVGVDQARTPQERSALALKELDRTRAWDREYLAIIALTGTGWVEPDAINSLEIVTSGDIASIGVQYSAVPSWIGFLVDQETTKIQNADTIHTIVEEWRTHPADDRPKLVLFGESLGAFGSQAAWSSSSTPADVLTDFSSVIWIGPPAGSILWKAWQNDRSAGPAWQPVIGDGKSARVFIDSESLLTAPAASGKSISIAAHPNDPVVYWSWDLLFNRPDWIDPPLGPGVDPHIRYTWIITCLQVGMDLVSGGEPPEVGHNYIGASGPAIALTINPPGWTRARTIAMQEALAKYRYLTG, encoded by the coding sequence ATGAGCATCGCGCCCTTCTCGCCGCCGCTGCGACGCAGGATCGTACGTGCGCGACTCAGCGCCGTCGGGATCGTCTTCGCAGCGCTTGGCTATGCGATCGCGCTTGCTCCCTCTCTCCTGCCAAGGCCCCTCAGCCTGCTCATAGTGCTGGCTGCAGTCGGTACCTCGCTGGGCTACGCCTTGGGAGCCACGATTGCCTGGCTATGGCGCAAGACTCCCGTGACATCCAACTGGAGGCTGAATCGCAGTCTTTGCATAGTGGTGATGATCCTTGCCTGGCTCGTGCCCATCATCATCACACCGATCGCGATCACCTGGCAGTTGGAGCAGCAGGTGGAGTTGGATATGCCCACAGCGTTGGCATCCAGCCTGGTTGTGTTGCTCGCCAGCATTGTGGTGGCTCTTGTGTTCATTACCGGTGCCCGTGGAATCCGACTGGGCACGAACAGTCTGGCGCGCATGGCAACCGCTGTTGCGCCGTTGTGGAGATGGTCCACCTGTCGAGGGCCGCAGCGCCAATACCGACGAGTGATGATCATCCGTGTCGTTGCTGCTGTGCTGGTGCTGCTCCTGTTCAACTCTGCCATCGGTCTGGGATACAACCGGCTCCTCACAAGCTACGAAACCATCAATGCCGATACTTCGGGGCAATCACAGGCAGCATTGGGCAGCAACAGCGGGAGCACAGACAGTTTCACACCTTGGGAGACTCTGGGCCGCGAAGGACGTTTCTTCGTGGGCAACACGATGCAGCCAAGTGAGATCTCGGAGATCACACAGGAAGCAGCGACCACGCCGCTGCGCTTGTATGTCGGAGTCGATCAGGCCCGCACACCACAGGAGCGCAGTGCCCTGGCGCTGAAGGAACTCGATCGCACACGCGCCTGGGATCGCGAATACCTCGCCATCATCGCGCTGACCGGAACTGGCTGGGTTGAGCCCGACGCCATCAACAGCCTGGAGATCGTCACCAGCGGCGACATCGCAAGCATCGGAGTGCAGTACAGCGCAGTGCCGAGTTGGATCGGCTTTCTCGTGGATCAGGAGACCACCAAGATCCAGAACGCCGACACGATTCACACGATCGTGGAGGAGTGGCGCACACATCCGGCTGACGACCGACCCAAGCTGGTGCTGTTCGGCGAATCACTGGGCGCCTTCGGCAGCCAGGCCGCCTGGAGCAGTTCGTCGACTCCAGCTGATGTGCTCACCGACTTCTCATCCGTGATCTGGATCGGCCCTCCCGCCGGCTCAATTCTTTGGAAGGCATGGCAGAACGATCGATCGGCGGGACCAGCGTGGCAACCCGTCATAGGCGATGGCAAGTCAGCACGAGTGTTCATCGACAGTGAATCACTGCTCACTGCGCCTGCAGCCAGTGGAAAGTCGATATCCATCGCCGCGCATCCCAACGACCCGGTCGTGTACTGGAGCTGGGATCTGCTCTTCAACCGTCCCGACTGGATTGATCCTCCACTTGGTCCCGGGGTGGACCCCCATATTCGATACACCTGGATCATCACCTGCTTGCAGGTCGGCATGGACTTGGTCAGCGGCGGCGAGCCACCAGAGGTAGGTCACAACTACATCGGCGCATCTGGTCCAGCGATCGCATTGACCATCAATCCACCAGGATGGACAAGAGCAAGGACCATTGCAATGCAGGAAGCACTCGCCAAGTACCGCTACCTGACTGGCTAG
- a CDS encoding thioesterase family protein, translating to MPRLLDLLQLDETNHDVFRARTIFEDPINLYGGQVAAQALRAAGTTVPEGRVPHSFHCYFLRAGDPKLPVDYFVNRDRDGRAYSARTVSAMQDGREILTMSTSFHVDEEGPDIQPFGIPDVLYPDDPRAKQMSTRTVDIDYRDPRLAIDDTMIRQVWARATVNLGDDPLLHACVTAYVSDLFTGLFTLTPRRNDVALSSLDHAMWFLRPARADEWLFMELVGESLNGGRGLYSGSMFNERGELIARIMQESLFRQRKN from the coding sequence ATGCCCCGTCTGTTGGACCTCTTGCAGCTGGACGAAACCAATCACGACGTCTTTCGAGCGAGGACGATTTTCGAAGATCCCATCAATCTCTATGGCGGTCAGGTGGCAGCGCAGGCTCTGCGCGCAGCTGGCACGACTGTGCCCGAAGGTCGTGTTCCGCATTCATTCCATTGCTACTTCTTGCGTGCGGGAGACCCCAAGCTGCCAGTCGATTACTTCGTGAATCGCGATCGGGATGGCCGAGCGTATTCAGCGCGGACGGTCAGCGCGATGCAGGATGGTCGCGAGATTCTCACGATGAGCACTTCGTTCCACGTGGATGAAGAAGGACCAGACATTCAGCCATTCGGCATTCCCGACGTGCTGTATCCCGATGATCCTCGCGCCAAGCAGATGAGCACTCGAACCGTTGATATTGACTATCGTGATCCTCGCCTTGCAATCGACGACACGATGATTCGCCAGGTGTGGGCCAGAGCCACTGTGAACCTGGGCGATGACCCGCTGTTGCACGCCTGCGTGACCGCCTATGTCTCTGACCTGTTCACGGGACTCTTCACCCTTACTCCTCGTCGCAATGATGTTGCCTTGAGCAGTTTGGATCATGCGATGTGGTTCCTACGTCCCGCGAGAGCCGATGAATGGCTCTTCATGGAGCTAGTCGGCGAATCCCTCAATGGTGGTCGCGGTTTGTATTCAGGCTCGATGTTCAATGAGCGCGGCGAACTGATCGCGCGAATCATGCAGGAATCCTTGTTCCGCCAGCGTAAGAACTAG